A single region of the Drosophila miranda strain MSH22 chromosome 2, D.miranda_PacBio2.1, whole genome shotgun sequence genome encodes:
- the LOC108154478 gene encoding modifier of mdg4-like isoform X16: MADDEQFSLCWNNFNTNLSAGFHESLIRGDLVDVSLVAEGQIVKAHRLVLSVCSPLFRKMFTNMPLNTHAFVYLNNVSHSALKDLIQFMYCGEVNVKQDALPAFISTAESLQIKGLTDNDPAPPPPQEPSPPPAPAPAPIVQQQPPQPVPAQRVQRQQPRASARYKIETVDDGLGDDNKGTTQIVIQTSAPQAIVQQQAQQHIQTQQMQTGTTTTATLVSTNKRAAQRSVLTGVVKRSKATATTASANFIERLDSGAETATTSTAQLVPQQITVQTVSAAESKPHPQQLRQQAQQQQQQQQEEAEYIDLPMELPTKAEPEYSEDHGDAAGDGDATYVEDDTYGDLRYDDSYFTENEDTGPQATANTSGSSATATTSKAVVKTQTYSDSSFVDTSADPGNTEAQELAVFGKGQRGRTVLLHHEEKFVKNRSSATRTYWICSKKDVTVCRSRVVTELDKNGQSRVIKCSFDHDHSRKFPQKSLTEQMSLLEECSRISPKLIKREKRST, encoded by the exons ATGGCGGACGACGAGCAATTCAGTTTGTGTTGGAACAACTTCAACACGAATCTGTCTGCGGGGTTTCACGAGTCTCTAATCCGTGGCGATCTCGTGGACGTCTCATTGGTGGCCGAGGGGCAAATTGTTAAGGCCCACCGCCTGGTCTTGTCGGTGTGCTCGCCCCTGTTCCGCAAGATGTTCACTAATATGCCGCTAAACACCCATGCCTTCG TGTATTTGAACAACGTTAGCCATTCGGCTTTGAAGGACCTTATCCAGTTTATGTACTGCGGTGAGGTGAACGTGAAACAGGATGCCCTGCCAGCGTTCATTAGCACAGCAGAGTCGCTGCAAATCAAGGGGCTGACCGAT AATGATCCCGCTCCGCCACCACCGCAGGAGCCGAGCCccccaccagcaccagcaccagcacctaTTGTACAACAGCAACCGCCACAACCCGTACCGGCCCAGCGCGTTCAGCGCCAACAGCCGCGTGCCTCTGCCCGCTACAAGATCGAGACCGTCGATGACGGCCTGGGCGATGACAACAAGGGAACGACCCAAATTGTCATCCAAACATCCGCACCGCAAGCCATTGTACAACAACAAGCACAGCAGCATATCCAGACGCAGCAGATGCAGACCGGAACGACAACGACCGCGACGCTGGTGTCGACAAACAAGCGTGCTGCCCAGCGCAGTGTCCTGACTGGGGTCGTGAAGCGCTCCAAGGCGACAGCCACCACCGCCTCCGCCAACTTCATTGAACGCCTGGACTCTGGAGCAGAGACGGCGACCACGTCTACAGCGCAACTGGTGCCACAGCAAATCACCGTGCAGACCGTGTCCGCTGCCGAAAGCAAGCCCCACCCGCAGCAGCTCCGCCAGCaagcccaacaacaacaacagcagcagcaagaagAAGCTGAATACATTGATCTCCCAATGGAATTGCCCACAAAGGCTGAACCTGAATATTCCGAGGACCATGGCGATGCTGCAGGTGATGGCGATGCGACATATGTAGAGGACGACACATACGGTGACTTGCGCTACGATGACAGCTATTTTACGGAAAATGAAGATACCGGCCCGCAAGCAACAGCCAATACTAGCGGCAGCAGTGCTACGGCGACAACATCAAAGGCCGTGGTCAAGACGCAGACATACAGCGACTCATCGTTTGTCGACACCAGCGCGGATCCAGGCAACACTGAGGCTCAAG AGCTGGCGGTTTTTGGAAAAGGACAACGGGGCAGGACTGTGCTGCTGCATCACGAGGAGAAGTTCGTCAAGAATCGCAGCTCTGCCACGCGCACCTACTGGATCTGCTCCAAAAAG GATGTGACTGTGTGTCGATCCAGAGTTGTGACCGAACTGGACAAGAATGGCCAATCCCGTGTCATCAAGTGCAGCTTTGACCACGATCACAGTCGCAAATTTCCCCAAAAGAGCCTCACGGAGCAGATGTCCCTGTTGGAAGAGTGTTCGAGAATCTCCCCCAAGCTGATCAAGAGGGAAAAGAGATCTACCTAA
- the LOC108154478 gene encoding modifier of mdg4-like isoform X1: MADDEQFSLCWNNFNTNLSAGFHESLIRGDLVDVSLVAEGQIVKAHRLVLSVCSPLFRKMFTNMPLNTHAFVYLNNVSHSALKDLIQFMYCGEVNVKQDALPAFISTAESLQIKGLTDNDPAPPPPQEPSPPPAPAPAPIVQQQPPQPVPAQRVQRQQPRASARYKIETVDDGLGDDNKGTTQIVIQTSAPQAIVQQQAQQHIQTQQMQTGTTTTATLVSTNKRAAQRSVLTGVVKRSKATATTASANFIERLDSGAETATTSTAQLVPQQITVQTVSAAESKPHPQQLRQQAQQQQQQQQEEAEYIDLPMELPTKAEPEYSEDHGDAAGDGDATYVEDDTYGDLRYDDSYFTENEDTGPQATANTSGSSATATTSKAVVKTQTYSDSSFVDTSADPGNTEAQDFLELNSAILSLFGDEGFLPTTLGSGPLTMRYRLSEKRKCARTLDDWDLVRFERTCDGDILIYNGKQYMYYASYQDNIYWACCTSQCMANMITHRTKPYCVALWGAHNHKAGGFWKRTTGQDCAAASRGEVRQESQLCHAHLLDLLQKGCDCVSIQSCDRTGQEWPIPCHQVQL, encoded by the exons ATGGCGGACGACGAGCAATTCAGTTTGTGTTGGAACAACTTCAACACGAATCTGTCTGCGGGGTTTCACGAGTCTCTAATCCGTGGCGATCTCGTGGACGTCTCATTGGTGGCCGAGGGGCAAATTGTTAAGGCCCACCGCCTGGTCTTGTCGGTGTGCTCGCCCCTGTTCCGCAAGATGTTCACTAATATGCCGCTAAACACCCATGCCTTCG TGTATTTGAACAACGTTAGCCATTCGGCTTTGAAGGACCTTATCCAGTTTATGTACTGCGGTGAGGTGAACGTGAAACAGGATGCCCTGCCAGCGTTCATTAGCACAGCAGAGTCGCTGCAAATCAAGGGGCTGACCGAT AATGATCCCGCTCCGCCACCACCGCAGGAGCCGAGCCccccaccagcaccagcaccagcacctaTTGTACAACAGCAACCGCCACAACCCGTACCGGCCCAGCGCGTTCAGCGCCAACAGCCGCGTGCCTCTGCCCGCTACAAGATCGAGACCGTCGATGACGGCCTGGGCGATGACAACAAGGGAACGACCCAAATTGTCATCCAAACATCCGCACCGCAAGCCATTGTACAACAACAAGCACAGCAGCATATCCAGACGCAGCAGATGCAGACCGGAACGACAACGACCGCGACGCTGGTGTCGACAAACAAGCGTGCTGCCCAGCGCAGTGTCCTGACTGGGGTCGTGAAGCGCTCCAAGGCGACAGCCACCACCGCCTCCGCCAACTTCATTGAACGCCTGGACTCTGGAGCAGAGACGGCGACCACGTCTACAGCGCAACTGGTGCCACAGCAAATCACCGTGCAGACCGTGTCCGCTGCCGAAAGCAAGCCCCACCCGCAGCAGCTCCGCCAGCaagcccaacaacaacaacagcagcagcaagaagAAGCTGAATACATTGATCTCCCAATGGAATTGCCCACAAAGGCTGAACCTGAATATTCCGAGGACCATGGCGATGCTGCAGGTGATGGCGATGCGACATATGTAGAGGACGACACATACGGTGACTTGCGCTACGATGACAGCTATTTTACGGAAAATGAAGATACCGGCCCGCAAGCAACAGCCAATACTAGCGGCAGCAGTGCTACGGCGACAACATCAAAGGCCGTGGTCAAGACGCAGACATACAGCGACTCATCGTTTGTCGACACCAGCGCGGATCCAGGCAACACTGAGGCTCAAG ATTTTTTGGAACTCAATTCGGCTATTCTGAGCCTCTTTGGCGATGAGGGTTTCTTGCCCACGACTTTGGGTTCGGGTCCACTGACCATGCGCTATAGACTGTCCGAAAAGCGGAAATGTGCTCGCACGCTGGACGACTGGGATCTCGTTAGATTCGAGCGCACTTGTGATGGTGATATCCTGATCTACAACGGAAAGCAGTACATGTATTATGCCAGCTATCAAGACAACATCTACTGGGCCTGTTGCACTAGTCAATGCATGGCGAACATGATAACACACAGGACCAAGCCCTATTGTGTGGCCCTTTGGGGTGCACATAATCATAA AGCTGGCGGTTTTTGGAAAAGGACAACGGGGCAGGACTGTGCTGCTGCATCACGAGGAGAAGTTCGTCAAGAATCGCAGCTCTGCCACGCGCACCTACTGGATCTGCTCCAAAAAG GATGTGACTGTGTGTCGATCCAGAGTTGTGACCGAACTGGACAAGAATGGCCAATCCCGTGTCATCAAGTGCAGCTTTGA
- the LOC108154478 gene encoding modifier of mdg4-like isoform X19 translates to MADDEQFSLCWNNFNTNLSAGFHESLIRGDLVDVSLVAEGQIVKAHRLVLSVCSPLFRKMFTNMPLNTHAFVYLNNVSHSALKDLIQFMYCGEVNVKQDALPAFISTAESLQIKGLTDNDPAPPPPQEPSPPPAPAPAPIVQQQPPQPVPAQRVQRQQPRASARYKIETVDDGLGDDNKGTTQIVIQTSAPQAIVQQQAQQHIQTQQMQTGTTTTATLVSTNKRAAQRSVLTGVVKRSKATATTASANFIERLDSGAETATTSTAQLVPQQITVQTVSAAESKPHPQQLRQQAQQQQQQQQEEAEYIDLPMELPTKAEPEYSEDHGDAAGDGDATYVEDDTYGDLRYDDSYFTENEDTGPQATANTSGSSATATTSKAVVKTQTYSDSSFVDTSADPGNTEAQDTVSYYSYITGFRGSRKLKIGDFTFTRNKSTDFPDMDDMKGIIKHSLLTFIQGQRGCKLLAFNGHNYVRNRRSNLKTYWICSKKSPLR, encoded by the exons ATGGCGGACGACGAGCAATTCAGTTTGTGTTGGAACAACTTCAACACGAATCTGTCTGCGGGGTTTCACGAGTCTCTAATCCGTGGCGATCTCGTGGACGTCTCATTGGTGGCCGAGGGGCAAATTGTTAAGGCCCACCGCCTGGTCTTGTCGGTGTGCTCGCCCCTGTTCCGCAAGATGTTCACTAATATGCCGCTAAACACCCATGCCTTCG TGTATTTGAACAACGTTAGCCATTCGGCTTTGAAGGACCTTATCCAGTTTATGTACTGCGGTGAGGTGAACGTGAAACAGGATGCCCTGCCAGCGTTCATTAGCACAGCAGAGTCGCTGCAAATCAAGGGGCTGACCGAT AATGATCCCGCTCCGCCACCACCGCAGGAGCCGAGCCccccaccagcaccagcaccagcacctaTTGTACAACAGCAACCGCCACAACCCGTACCGGCCCAGCGCGTTCAGCGCCAACAGCCGCGTGCCTCTGCCCGCTACAAGATCGAGACCGTCGATGACGGCCTGGGCGATGACAACAAGGGAACGACCCAAATTGTCATCCAAACATCCGCACCGCAAGCCATTGTACAACAACAAGCACAGCAGCATATCCAGACGCAGCAGATGCAGACCGGAACGACAACGACCGCGACGCTGGTGTCGACAAACAAGCGTGCTGCCCAGCGCAGTGTCCTGACTGGGGTCGTGAAGCGCTCCAAGGCGACAGCCACCACCGCCTCCGCCAACTTCATTGAACGCCTGGACTCTGGAGCAGAGACGGCGACCACGTCTACAGCGCAACTGGTGCCACAGCAAATCACCGTGCAGACCGTGTCCGCTGCCGAAAGCAAGCCCCACCCGCAGCAGCTCCGCCAGCaagcccaacaacaacaacagcagcagcaagaagAAGCTGAATACATTGATCTCCCAATGGAATTGCCCACAAAGGCTGAACCTGAATATTCCGAGGACCATGGCGATGCTGCAGGTGATGGCGATGCGACATATGTAGAGGACGACACATACGGTGACTTGCGCTACGATGACAGCTATTTTACGGAAAATGAAGATACCGGCCCGCAAGCAACAGCCAATACTAGCGGCAGCAGTGCTACGGCGACAACATCAAAGGCCGTGGTCAAGACGCAGACATACAGCGACTCATCGTTTGTCGACACCAGCGCGGATCCAGGCAACACTGAGGCTCAAG ATACCGTCTCATACTATTCGTACATCACGGGCTTTCGCGGCAGCCGAAAGCTGAAGATTGGCGACTTTACCTTCACAAGGAACAAGTCGACGG ACTTCCCGGACATGGACGATATGAAGGGCATCATCAAGCACAGCCTGCTCACCTTCATCCAGGGACAGCGCGGCTGCAAGCTGCTGGCATTTAACGGCCACAACTATGTGCGCAATCGTCGCAGTAACCTGAAAACGTATTGGATCTGCTCCAAGAAG AGCCCTTTGAGATGA
- the LOC108154478 gene encoding modifier of mdg4-like isoform X3, which yields MADDEQFSLCWNNFNTNLSAGFHESLIRGDLVDVSLVAEGQIVKAHRLVLSVCSPLFRKMFTNMPLNTHAFVYLNNVSHSALKDLIQFMYCGEVNVKQDALPAFISTAESLQIKGLTDNDPAPPPPQEPSPPPAPAPAPIVQQQPPQPVPAQRVQRQQPRASARYKIETVDDGLGDDNKGTTQIVIQTSAPQAIVQQQAQQHIQTQQMQTGTTTTATLVSTNKRAAQRSVLTGVVKRSKATATTASANFIERLDSGAETATTSTAQLVPQQITVQTVSAAESKPHPQQLRQQAQQQQQQQQEEAEYIDLPMELPTKAEPEYSEDHGDAAGDGDATYVEDDTYGDLRYDDSYFTENEDTGPQATANTSGSSATATTSKAVVKTQTYSDSSFVDTSADPGNTEAQDTVSYYSYITGFRGSRKLKIGDFTFTRNKSTDFPDMDDMKGIIKHSLLTFIQGQRGCKLLAFNGHNYVRNRRSNLKTYWICSKKGSTKCNARVVTNVVDGVHKIVLESCHHTCQNMERKKRLSLTSPLVKAVRCRAGKPMPGYIKTETHNEDLTLELRSLNLSIEDLQQLQ from the exons ATGGCGGACGACGAGCAATTCAGTTTGTGTTGGAACAACTTCAACACGAATCTGTCTGCGGGGTTTCACGAGTCTCTAATCCGTGGCGATCTCGTGGACGTCTCATTGGTGGCCGAGGGGCAAATTGTTAAGGCCCACCGCCTGGTCTTGTCGGTGTGCTCGCCCCTGTTCCGCAAGATGTTCACTAATATGCCGCTAAACACCCATGCCTTCG TGTATTTGAACAACGTTAGCCATTCGGCTTTGAAGGACCTTATCCAGTTTATGTACTGCGGTGAGGTGAACGTGAAACAGGATGCCCTGCCAGCGTTCATTAGCACAGCAGAGTCGCTGCAAATCAAGGGGCTGACCGAT AATGATCCCGCTCCGCCACCACCGCAGGAGCCGAGCCccccaccagcaccagcaccagcacctaTTGTACAACAGCAACCGCCACAACCCGTACCGGCCCAGCGCGTTCAGCGCCAACAGCCGCGTGCCTCTGCCCGCTACAAGATCGAGACCGTCGATGACGGCCTGGGCGATGACAACAAGGGAACGACCCAAATTGTCATCCAAACATCCGCACCGCAAGCCATTGTACAACAACAAGCACAGCAGCATATCCAGACGCAGCAGATGCAGACCGGAACGACAACGACCGCGACGCTGGTGTCGACAAACAAGCGTGCTGCCCAGCGCAGTGTCCTGACTGGGGTCGTGAAGCGCTCCAAGGCGACAGCCACCACCGCCTCCGCCAACTTCATTGAACGCCTGGACTCTGGAGCAGAGACGGCGACCACGTCTACAGCGCAACTGGTGCCACAGCAAATCACCGTGCAGACCGTGTCCGCTGCCGAAAGCAAGCCCCACCCGCAGCAGCTCCGCCAGCaagcccaacaacaacaacagcagcagcaagaagAAGCTGAATACATTGATCTCCCAATGGAATTGCCCACAAAGGCTGAACCTGAATATTCCGAGGACCATGGCGATGCTGCAGGTGATGGCGATGCGACATATGTAGAGGACGACACATACGGTGACTTGCGCTACGATGACAGCTATTTTACGGAAAATGAAGATACCGGCCCGCAAGCAACAGCCAATACTAGCGGCAGCAGTGCTACGGCGACAACATCAAAGGCCGTGGTCAAGACGCAGACATACAGCGACTCATCGTTTGTCGACACCAGCGCGGATCCAGGCAACACTGAGGCTCAAG ATACCGTCTCATACTATTCGTACATCACGGGCTTTCGCGGCAGCCGAAAGCTGAAGATTGGCGACTTTACCTTCACAAGGAACAAGTCGACGG ACTTCCCGGACATGGACGATATGAAGGGCATCATCAAGCACAGCCTGCTCACCTTCATCCAGGGACAGCGCGGCTGCAAGCTGCTGGCATTTAACGGCCACAACTATGTGCGCAATCGTCGCAGTAACCTGAAAACGTATTGGATCTGCTCCAAGAAG GGCAGCACAAAGTGCAATGCTCGCGTTGTGACCAACGTGGTCGATGGCGTGCACAAGATTGTGCTGGAGTCGTGCCATCACACCTGCCAGAATATGGAGCGAAAGAAGCGTCTCTCCCTGACCAGTCCGCTGGTCAAGGCAGTCCGCTGCAGGGCGGGCAAACCGATGCCCGGCTACATCAAAACGGAAACGCACAACGAGGATCTCACGCTGGAGCTGCGTTCCCTCAATCTAAGCATCGAGGATTTGCAACAGCTGCAATGA
- the LOC108154478 gene encoding modifier of mdg4-like isoform X9, which produces MADDEQFSLCWNNFNTNLSAGFHESLIRGDLVDVSLVAEGQIVKAHRLVLSVCSPLFRKMFTNMPLNTHAFVYLNNVSHSALKDLIQFMYCGEVNVKQDALPAFISTAESLQIKGLTDNDPAPPPPQEPSPPPAPAPAPIVQQQPPQPVPAQRVQRQQPRASARYKIETVDDGLGDDNKGTTQIVIQTSAPQAIVQQQAQQHIQTQQMQTGTTTTATLVSTNKRAAQRSVLTGVVKRSKATATTASANFIERLDSGAETATTSTAQLVPQQITVQTVSAAESKPHPQQLRQQAQQQQQQQQEEAEYIDLPMELPTKAEPEYSEDHGDAAGDGDATYVEDDTYGDLRYDDSYFTENEDTGPQATANTSGSSATATTSKAVVKTQTYSDSSFVDTSADPGNTEAQDFPDMDDMKGIIKHSLLTFIQGQRGCKLLAFNGHNYVRNRRSNLKTYWICSKKGSTKCNARVVTNVVDGVHKIVLESCHHTCQNMERKKRLSLTSPLVKAVRCRAGKPMPGYIKTETHNEDLTLELRSLNLSIEDLQQLQ; this is translated from the exons ATGGCGGACGACGAGCAATTCAGTTTGTGTTGGAACAACTTCAACACGAATCTGTCTGCGGGGTTTCACGAGTCTCTAATCCGTGGCGATCTCGTGGACGTCTCATTGGTGGCCGAGGGGCAAATTGTTAAGGCCCACCGCCTGGTCTTGTCGGTGTGCTCGCCCCTGTTCCGCAAGATGTTCACTAATATGCCGCTAAACACCCATGCCTTCG TGTATTTGAACAACGTTAGCCATTCGGCTTTGAAGGACCTTATCCAGTTTATGTACTGCGGTGAGGTGAACGTGAAACAGGATGCCCTGCCAGCGTTCATTAGCACAGCAGAGTCGCTGCAAATCAAGGGGCTGACCGAT AATGATCCCGCTCCGCCACCACCGCAGGAGCCGAGCCccccaccagcaccagcaccagcacctaTTGTACAACAGCAACCGCCACAACCCGTACCGGCCCAGCGCGTTCAGCGCCAACAGCCGCGTGCCTCTGCCCGCTACAAGATCGAGACCGTCGATGACGGCCTGGGCGATGACAACAAGGGAACGACCCAAATTGTCATCCAAACATCCGCACCGCAAGCCATTGTACAACAACAAGCACAGCAGCATATCCAGACGCAGCAGATGCAGACCGGAACGACAACGACCGCGACGCTGGTGTCGACAAACAAGCGTGCTGCCCAGCGCAGTGTCCTGACTGGGGTCGTGAAGCGCTCCAAGGCGACAGCCACCACCGCCTCCGCCAACTTCATTGAACGCCTGGACTCTGGAGCAGAGACGGCGACCACGTCTACAGCGCAACTGGTGCCACAGCAAATCACCGTGCAGACCGTGTCCGCTGCCGAAAGCAAGCCCCACCCGCAGCAGCTCCGCCAGCaagcccaacaacaacaacagcagcagcaagaagAAGCTGAATACATTGATCTCCCAATGGAATTGCCCACAAAGGCTGAACCTGAATATTCCGAGGACCATGGCGATGCTGCAGGTGATGGCGATGCGACATATGTAGAGGACGACACATACGGTGACTTGCGCTACGATGACAGCTATTTTACGGAAAATGAAGATACCGGCCCGCAAGCAACAGCCAATACTAGCGGCAGCAGTGCTACGGCGACAACATCAAAGGCCGTGGTCAAGACGCAGACATACAGCGACTCATCGTTTGTCGACACCAGCGCGGATCCAGGCAACACTGAGGCTCAAG ACTTCCCGGACATGGACGATATGAAGGGCATCATCAAGCACAGCCTGCTCACCTTCATCCAGGGACAGCGCGGCTGCAAGCTGCTGGCATTTAACGGCCACAACTATGTGCGCAATCGTCGCAGTAACCTGAAAACGTATTGGATCTGCTCCAAGAAG GGCAGCACAAAGTGCAATGCTCGCGTTGTGACCAACGTGGTCGATGGCGTGCACAAGATTGTGCTGGAGTCGTGCCATCACACCTGCCAGAATATGGAGCGAAAGAAGCGTCTCTCCCTGACCAGTCCGCTGGTCAAGGCAGTCCGCTGCAGGGCGGGCAAACCGATGCCCGGCTACATCAAAACGGAAACGCACAACGAGGATCTCACGCTGGAGCTGCGTTCCCTCAATCTAAGCATCGAGGATTTGCAACAGCTGCAATGA
- the LOC108154478 gene encoding modifier of mdg4-like isoform X10: protein MADDEQFSLCWNNFNTNLSAGFHESLIRGDLVDVSLVAEGQIVKAHRLVLSVCSPLFRKMFTNMPLNTHAFVYLNNVSHSALKDLIQFMYCGEVNVKQDALPAFISTAESLQIKGLTDNDPAPPPPQEPSPPPAPAPAPIVQQQPPQPVPAQRVQRQQPRASARYKIETVDDGLGDDNKGTTQIVIQTSAPQAIVQQQAQQHIQTQQMQTGTTTTATLVSTNKRAAQRSVLTGVVKRSKATATTASANFIERLDSGAETATTSTAQLVPQQITVQTVSAAESKPHPQQLRQQAQQQQQQQQEEAEYIDLPMELPTKAEPEYSEDHGDAAGDGDATYVEDDTYGDLRYDDSYFTENEDTGPQATANTSGSSATATTSKAVVKTQTYSDSSFVDTSADPGNTEAQAKFDYHISVDVGETTMELGNGTAEAGSGVSTNTPFFIVSKYGTRQIMLKQHTFNRHICRDDVTYWRCSQFAVLRCRARLKTKSDTLTILNSEHNHEVITKARKYGSLKRQKAEAAARADRGKDQSDPKTDPLATPSAAT from the exons ATGGCGGACGACGAGCAATTCAGTTTGTGTTGGAACAACTTCAACACGAATCTGTCTGCGGGGTTTCACGAGTCTCTAATCCGTGGCGATCTCGTGGACGTCTCATTGGTGGCCGAGGGGCAAATTGTTAAGGCCCACCGCCTGGTCTTGTCGGTGTGCTCGCCCCTGTTCCGCAAGATGTTCACTAATATGCCGCTAAACACCCATGCCTTCG TGTATTTGAACAACGTTAGCCATTCGGCTTTGAAGGACCTTATCCAGTTTATGTACTGCGGTGAGGTGAACGTGAAACAGGATGCCCTGCCAGCGTTCATTAGCACAGCAGAGTCGCTGCAAATCAAGGGGCTGACCGAT AATGATCCCGCTCCGCCACCACCGCAGGAGCCGAGCCccccaccagcaccagcaccagcacctaTTGTACAACAGCAACCGCCACAACCCGTACCGGCCCAGCGCGTTCAGCGCCAACAGCCGCGTGCCTCTGCCCGCTACAAGATCGAGACCGTCGATGACGGCCTGGGCGATGACAACAAGGGAACGACCCAAATTGTCATCCAAACATCCGCACCGCAAGCCATTGTACAACAACAAGCACAGCAGCATATCCAGACGCAGCAGATGCAGACCGGAACGACAACGACCGCGACGCTGGTGTCGACAAACAAGCGTGCTGCCCAGCGCAGTGTCCTGACTGGGGTCGTGAAGCGCTCCAAGGCGACAGCCACCACCGCCTCCGCCAACTTCATTGAACGCCTGGACTCTGGAGCAGAGACGGCGACCACGTCTACAGCGCAACTGGTGCCACAGCAAATCACCGTGCAGACCGTGTCCGCTGCCGAAAGCAAGCCCCACCCGCAGCAGCTCCGCCAGCaagcccaacaacaacaacagcagcagcaagaagAAGCTGAATACATTGATCTCCCAATGGAATTGCCCACAAAGGCTGAACCTGAATATTCCGAGGACCATGGCGATGCTGCAGGTGATGGCGATGCGACATATGTAGAGGACGACACATACGGTGACTTGCGCTACGATGACAGCTATTTTACGGAAAATGAAGATACCGGCCCGCAAGCAACAGCCAATACTAGCGGCAGCAGTGCTACGGCGACAACATCAAAGGCCGTGGTCAAGACGCAGACATACAGCGACTCATCGTTTGTCGACACCAGCGCGGATCCAGGCAACACTGAGGCTCAAG CAAAGTTCGACTATCACATCAGCGTCGATGTGGGCGAGACGACCATGGAGCTGGGCAATGGCACGGCGGAGGCCGGTTCCGGTGTCAGCACCAACACGCCCTTCTTCATCGTCAGCAAGTACGGCACCAGGCAGATCATGCTCAAACAGCACACATTCAATCGCCACATTTGCCGCGACGATGTCACCTATTGGCGCTGCTCCCAG TTTGCCGTGCTGCGGTGTCGGGCGCGGCTCAAAACCAAATCGGACACCCTTACGATACTGAACAGCGAGCACAACCACGAGGTCATCACCAAGGCGCGCAAATATGGATCCCTGAAGCGCCAGAAGGCCGAGGCGGCTGCCCGGGCTGATCGGGGCAAGGATCAGTCCGACCCAAAAACAGATCCACTCGCCACACCCTCGGCAGCCACTTAG